The following coding sequences are from one Campylobacter sp. RM16187 window:
- a CDS encoding c-type cytochrome, whose translation MKNTVLLMAVPLLVSSSFAFDAAKDKAKSAYPFEVKVQEFKLPVGIDENGVIDEAKLGDSPYAKTVIFGSKLLNETSRYLGPMAKDEKKRFAGNNLSCSSCHSKGGVEPGHSPFVGITARFPQYNSRADQVVTLQDRINGCFQRSMSGKPIPANSKEMRAMVTYMHWLSTGYEVGAKVKGQGLVKAEYIDRAADPKKGKEIYAARCASCHGENGEGMVNPDFANGGDYYVFPALWGNDSYNTGAGMYRLIKGAQYVKSTMPQGDATLTWEEAYDVTAYMNSHERPIKQGREKDFPDLDVKPMDMDVGPYNDGFDENAHRFGPYKPMLKK comes from the coding sequence ATGAAAAATACCGTTTTGCTGATGGCTGTGCCGCTTTTAGTAAGCAGCTCATTTGCGTTTGACGCGGCTAAAGATAAGGCTAAAAGCGCTTATCCGTTTGAAGTAAAAGTTCAGGAATTTAAACTTCCTGTGGGAATTGACGAAAACGGCGTCATAGACGAAGCTAAGCTCGGCGACTCTCCTTATGCAAAAACCGTTATATTTGGCTCAAAGCTATTAAACGAAACTTCAAGATACCTTGGTCCTATGGCAAAAGATGAGAAAAAGCGCTTTGCGGGCAACAACCTCTCCTGTTCAAGCTGCCACTCAAAGGGCGGAGTTGAGCCGGGACACTCTCCTTTCGTAGGAATTACGGCTAGATTTCCTCAATACAACTCAAGAGCCGATCAGGTCGTAACTCTTCAAGATCGTATAAACGGCTGCTTCCAACGCTCAATGTCGGGCAAGCCGATCCCTGCAAACTCAAAAGAGATGCGCGCGATGGTAACTTACATGCACTGGCTATCGACAGGATATGAAGTGGGCGCAAAGGTTAAAGGTCAAGGACTCGTTAAGGCCGAGTATATAGACCGCGCGGCAGATCCTAAAAAAGGTAAAGAAATTTATGCAGCCAGATGCGCATCGTGCCACGGCGAAAACGGCGAAGGTATGGTAAATCCCGACTTTGCAAACGGTGGAGATTACTATGTATTTCCGGCTCTTTGGGGCAATGATAGCTACAACACGGGTGCCGGCATGTACCGCCTCATAAAAGGCGCTCAATACGTCAAATCAACGATGCCTCAAGGCGATGCGACCCTAACTTGGGAAGAGGCTTATGACGTAACAGCCTACATGAACTCACACGAAAGACCGATCAAGCAAGGCCGCGAGAAGGACTTCCCTGATCTTGATGTTAAGCCTATGGATATGGACGTAGGGCCTTACAACGACGGATTTGACGAGAACGCTCATAGATTTGGACCTTACAAACCTATGCTTAAAAAATAA
- a CDS encoding amino acid ABC transporter permease gives MDFEFIKEFSPMFVKAAFLTLNLAFWGILLSIIIGIICMAIKFYKIKFLIPIVNGYIELSRNTPLLIQLFFLYYGLPKLGINLSSFSCAVIGLAFLGGSYMAESFRLGHESVKTSQIEAGLSIGLSQNQLLAYVITPQAFSVALPSISANIIFLLKETSIVSIVALADLVYVAKDIIGLYYMTDEALFMLVISYLIIILPTSLLLTWLEKRMKRARS, from the coding sequence ATGGATTTTGAGTTTATCAAAGAATTTTCGCCGATGTTTGTAAAAGCAGCGTTTTTAACGCTAAATTTGGCTTTTTGGGGGATCTTGCTCTCTATCATCATTGGCATCATCTGCATGGCTATAAAATTTTACAAGATAAAATTCCTAATACCAATCGTAAACGGCTATATCGAGCTTTCACGCAACACTCCGCTTCTCATACAGCTATTTTTTCTCTACTACGGTCTGCCGAAACTTGGTATAAATTTAAGCTCGTTTTCTTGCGCGGTGATAGGGCTAGCGTTTCTTGGAGGAAGCTACATGGCTGAAAGCTTTAGGCTTGGGCACGAGTCGGTAAAAACCTCTCAGATCGAAGCGGGTCTTAGCATAGGACTAAGTCAAAATCAACTTCTTGCCTATGTAATCACTCCGCAAGCCTTTAGCGTGGCGCTTCCAAGCATCAGTGCAAATATTATATTTTTACTCAAAGAAACTTCGATCGTAAGCATCGTAGCACTTGCTGACCTTGTATATGTAGCAAAAGATATCATAGGACTATACTATATGACTGATGAGGCGCTATTTATGCTAGTTATTAGCTATCTTATAATTATTTTGCCAACTTCACTTCTTTTAACTTGGCTTGAAAAAAGGATGAAACGTGCAAGGAGCTAG
- a CDS encoding amino acid ABC transporter permease, whose product MQGASILFDVQNLMRLGEGLIVSLEISIISIVISVFGGLFMGVLMSSKNKFIYWICKFCLEIVRIMPTIVWLFIFYFGVSRALGLHISAFTASLLVFSVWGIFEMMDIVRGAITSIPKHQFESAASLGLSKMQIYTNVIVPLAMRRLVPGAVNLLSRMIKTTSIVVLIGVVEVVKVGQQIIENHVFTNNMAPFWIYGFIFFLYFIICYPISKLSKKLEDRWN is encoded by the coding sequence GTGCAAGGAGCTAGCATCTTATTTGATGTGCAAAATTTAATGCGCCTTGGCGAAGGACTTATAGTAAGCCTTGAAATCTCTATAATATCGATAGTTATTTCGGTATTTGGCGGTTTATTTATGGGCGTTTTAATGAGCTCAAAAAATAAATTTATATATTGGATTTGCAAATTTTGCCTTGAAATAGTCCGTATCATGCCTACTATAGTATGGTTATTTATATTTTACTTCGGAGTAAGCAGAGCTTTAGGGCTTCATATCAGTGCGTTTACGGCTTCGCTTTTGGTCTTTAGCGTTTGGGGCATATTTGAGATGATGGATATAGTGCGAGGCGCGATAACTTCGATACCAAAGCATCAGTTTGAAAGCGCAGCATCGCTTGGACTTAGTAAGATGCAAATTTACACAAATGTCATCGTCCCGCTTGCCATGCGCCGTTTGGTTCCCGGTGCCGTAAATTTACTAAGCAGGATGATAAAGACAACTTCGATAGTCGTGCTAATAGGCGTGGTAGAAGTGGTAAAAGTCGGACAACAAATTATAGAAAACCACGTCTTTACAAACAACATGGCGCCGTTTTGGATATACGGCTTTATATTTTTTCTATATTTTATCATCTGCTATCCGATCTCAAAGCTCTCAAAGAAGCTTGAGGATAGATGGAATTAG